The genomic region ACCCGTACGAGACGGACGCGCTTGCCGCGCAGTACTGCGACGCGCACTACGGCCCCGGGCATTTCGGCGTCCCTAACTTCCCCAAGGCTTGCGCGGAGATCTGCCTGGAACTGACCCGCGGACGTACACGGGGGCACGCGCTCGACCTCGGATGCGCCGTGGGGCGCGCGAGCTTCGAGCTGGCGCGCGGTTTCGAGCGGGTGACGGGACTCGACTTTTCGAGCCGCTTCTTCCGGCTCGCCGCCAGGATGCAGGAAGAGGGGGGGCTCCGCTATGCGCTGCCGGAGGAAGGGGAGGTGGTTTCCTACCACGAGCTGGACCTTGCGGTCCTGGGGCTTGCGGAGGTCAGGGAACGGGTCAGCTTTTTCCAGGCCGACGCCTGCAACCTCCCGGAGAAGTTCACCGGTTACGACCTGGTCCTTGCCGCGAACCTGATCGACCGCCTCTATTCGCCCCGCCGCTTCCTGAACGCGATACGGGAAAGGCTCAACCCCGGCGGGCTCCTGGTGATCGCTTCCCCCTACAGCTGGGACGAGGAGTACACCGCAAAGGACCAGTGGCTGGGGGGGTACCGGGAAGCGGGCGAGCCGGTGTGGAGTATAGATGGACTATCGCGGGAACTTTTGCCATACTTCAACCCGCTCGGCGAGCCGCGCGATGTCCCCTTCGTGATCAGGGAGACGCGCCGCAAGTTCCAGCACAGCATCGCACAATTGACCGTATGGGAGCTTAAATGACCAAGAAGTTCGACTTCGACGAGATCATCGACCGGCGGGGCACCTCCAGCGAGAAATGGGACAAGTACCGCGACCGCGACATAATACCGCTTTGGGTGGCGGACATGGATTTCCGCTCACCCCCCGCCGTCATCGAGGCGCTGCACGAGCGGGTGAGCCACGGGGTTTTCGGCTACACCGCCCCTTCGGAGAGCCTCGTCGAGGCGGTGCTCAAGTCGCTTGGGGACGAGTTCGGCTGGCAGGTGGCAAAGGAGTGGATCGTCTGGCTCCCCGGTCTCGTCACCGGCTTGAACGTCGCCTGCCGGTCGGTGGGTGCTGCGGGAGACGACGTGATCACCTTCACCCCGGTCTATCCCCCCTTCATGTCGGCCCCGCCCCTTTCCGGGCGCAACGCGATCAACGTGCCGCTTGTCTGCGAAAAGGGGCGCTGGGGTTTTAACCTGGAGGATCTGGAGCGCGCGGTGACCCCGGCCACCAGGCTCCTTTTGCTCTGCTCCCCGCACAACCCGGTCGGGCGCGTCTGGAGCCGCGAAGAGCTGGAGCTGCTGGCGCAGTTCGCGCAAAGGCACGATCTCATCATCTGTAGCGACGAGATCCACGCGGGGCTGGTGCTGGAGGAAGGGGTGCGGCACATCCCGATCGCGACCCTCTCTCCGGAGACAGGCGCCCGCACCATCACGCTTTTCGCCCCCAGCAAGACCTACAACGTTCCGGGGCTCGGCTGCTCCTTCGCCGTCATCTCTGACGACGCGCTGCGCCGCGCCTTCAAAAAGGCGATGGGGAGGATCGTCCCCCATGTGAACCTCCTGGGGTACACGGCTGCCGAGGCGGCCTACCGGTACGGGGAGGAATGGCGCCAGGAGCTGATAGCCTACCTGCGCGGCAACCGCGACCTGGTCGCGCGGGAGGTGGCGCGCATGCCGGGGCTCGAGGTGGCGCCGGTGGAGGCGACCTACCTTTCCTGGATCGATGTGCGCGAAACGGGGATCGAGGATCCGGTCCGCTTCTTCGAGGAGGCGGGCGTAGGCCTTTCCGGAGGGAACGATTTCGGGCTGCCGGGGTACGTGAGGCTCAATTTCGGCTGCCGCCGGGAGCTCCTGGCCGAGGCGCTGCGGCGCATGCGGGTCGCGCTGGAGACGCGGGCAGGTATCTGATCGCATCCCGGCTTCCGGGAGATCGACCAAGAAAACGAAGGGCAGATCAAGCAGAGTATGGGGGGAAGCAAACCGCCAGCGAGCTGCTTGATCTGCCCTTTTTATTTTGCGGAATTGTTTACCGGAAGTGGGGGTATTGCTTTTGCGAATCCAAGAAACAGCCTGTTCACGTTCGCGACGGTTTTGCGCTTTTCACTGTGATTTCGCTGAATTGAAACGCTTTGCGACAAGCTACAGTTAATCGCTCAATAAATATAATCAGCTTACCCTACTTATCCGGTTAAAAAAACAGTTGCAAACTTGACTGATTTAGTAGTATGTACTGTCTACCTTTTTATCAAAACCTTACTCCGGAGGTAGGCAATGGCAGTAAAACATCTGGTGCGGCTCCTTTCCGTTCTGGCGCTGATAACGGCCCTGGCGGGAACGTCCTGGGCAAAACCGCAGGCGCAAGGGTACAAGGGATATGCACGCGGCTCCGCCCTGATCACGGCGAAGGAGCTGAAGCAGCTCATCGACGCGAAGGACAAGAAGCTGGTCATCATCGCGGCGGAGAACGACGTCGAGTACCGCCTGGGCCACATTCCGGGTTCCTTCCAGGTGGACCGCCCTGCGTACGAGGCACCGGCTGCCACGCAGAACGGGGTGACCGGCAACCTGATCGACGCGGCAGGCTTCACCAGGCTCGCACAGGAGCTAGGCGTCAACAAGGATTCCAAGGTCGTAGTCTACGACACGAAGTACGACGCGACGCGTCTTTGGTGGGCCTTCCTGTACTACGGCAAGGGGGACGTGAGGGTCTTGGACGGCGGGATCAAGGCATGGAAGGACGCAGGGTACGACACGGCGATCCTCGCGCCGGACGCAGCAAAGCGCGGGTCGTTCGTCGCCAGGGTCGCCCTGCCGCGCAGCAGGGTCGAGACCCCGGAAATCCTGGCGCTGAAAGATCCGGCCAGGGGGCAGCTCTGGGACAACCGGGACCGCAAGGAGTACTGCGGCGAGGAGCTGAAGAAGGGGGCTTACCGTAAAGGGCGCATCCCCTGGGGCAAGCACAGCGACTGGGCGATCTTCAAGAAGAAGGAGAACGCCGGCGAGTGGGTCAGCGCCGCCGAAGCGCAGGCGATCTTGAAGAAGCTGGGCGTGGACGGCAAGAAGGACCAGTATTTCTTCTGCCAATCAGGGGTACGCTCCACCCAGGCGATGTTCACCTTCTACCTGATGGGCTACCCGCTGAACAAGCTGCACAACTATGACAGCTCCTGGATCGGCTGGTCCAAGGACGCGAGCCTTCCCATCGAAACCGGCTGCGACCTGAACCCGGCGGTCGCGACGGCGAGATAAAGGTCGCAATCCAAAATCCCCCCTGTCCCCCCTTCGCAAAGGGGGGGACGTTGGGGCTTATGCAGCGCTTTGGGGAGATGTGCCCCAGGTTACACGTGACTCCCCTATGAACCTTCCGCCAAGGGGGGGCATCGCTCGCCATCCTTCGAGGGAAACAATCCCGGCCCGCCGGAATATCTATCCAAGCGTCGGCAACAAGAAAAGGCCCTCCGGCTGCAGCCGGGGGGCCTCTTCTTTTACTGGGTGGAAGTGGCCCGGAAGGAGGTGCTCTCCTCCCGGGCCACGGTTGAGGTTACGGGTTGGTCCGTATGGGCGAAGGAGTAGCGGCTACCCATGCGGAGGAGACGATGTTCCCGTTGTTGGCGCGGACCCGGTAGTAGTAGTTGGTGTTCCGTGCCAGGCCGGTCTGGGTCAGCGTGGTCACCCCTGCCCCAACGTTGGCGTTGCTAACGCCGGTGGTGAAGGTGGCGTTGGTGGCGCGCTGCACTGTGAAGCCGGTCTCGTTGTTGGAGAGATCCTGCCAATTCAGGATCACGGTCCTGCTGTTGCCGTTGCCGTTCGGGCCGTTGACGGCGGTGACGCCGGCCGGCGCTGCAGGGAGGGCCGGAAGGAGCAGCGGTGCTGCCACCGCGTATCCGGAGAGCCCTGCGGCGTTGATGGCCGCCACGCGGTAGACGTAGGTGGTGTCGGTTGCCCCGGCTGCCACCGTCTTGTCGATGTAGCTCACGGCGCCGGTGTTGCTGCGTGCCCCGAGTTTGGCTACCTGGACGAAGGCGCCGCCGTTGTCGGAGCGCTCAACCACGAAGCCGATTTCGGTCAGGGCGGTGTCGGTGAAGCTGAGGGTTACCTGCGGTCCTGCCTGCAGGGTGGCGGTGAGCGCGGTCGGTGTCGCCGGCACGGTGCCGGTCAGAAGCGGAGCGGATACCGAGCTGACGGTCAGGCTCGGCATCTGGCCGCCGTAACCCACGGTGTTCTGCGCCACTACCTGGTATTTGGCTACCAGGTTCGGATTGTAGTTTGCCGGGTCGACGATGCTCTTTTGTCCGGTGGTGTTGACCGCGCTAAGCGGAGAAGCCACGCTGCCTACGTTGGTCCAGGTAGCGCCGTCGGTGGTCTTTTGCACCAGGAACCCGGTCTCGCTGATGGAGTTGTCGTTCCAGTTAAGGGTCAGTCTTGCCTTGTTCCCGTTGCCGTTGATGGCGAAGCTGAGCCCGTCGGCAGGTTTCGGCGGCAAGGCGAGCAATACCGGCCGCATCATGTCCATCTCTTCGTGGCTCAGGATGTGGCAATGGTAGACGTACTCCCAACCGAAGTTGACCAGCTGGTTGATGATGGGATCGGTCGGGTTGCCGGAGACGTCTGTCGGCTCGAACATCGAGGTGTCCCCTGCGGGCATCATCGGGTTGAGCAGCCTGATGCTGTTCGGGATCTCGAACGGGAGGCTCGGGACCACAGGCCTTAGCGCCACGATGGTGTCCTCGAGCGGGCTGACCCGCACGGTGTCCTTCCATCCCAGTTCGTTTGCATCCGGCGGGATGATGATGTTGTCCCAGGTCACGCGGTTAAGTACCTGCACGTCGTAGAGGTGGAAGTGGATCGGGTGCGTGTCTACGCCGTTATGGGTGATTTTCCAGATCTGGGTCCCGTCGGCAGTCGAGATCGGGGTTATGTTCAGGTCTCCTTTCGGGAGGTTGGTGCCGTCGATCAGCTCGGTCGGCGGGTTCACGTACGGGTAGAGGACGACGTTCTGCAGGCCTGGTTTGGCCGGCACGGCCTCGACGCCGATGTTGGCGGTCATCCTGCCGAACTCGTCGAAGGCAACCGCGTTCATCTCGTCATGGACCGCCTTGGGCTCCAGCGGGATCTGGAATTTGGCCGTCTGGTTCAGCAGGGTGTTGAAGCCGAAGAGATCGCCACCCTGGTCGGAGATGCGGGCGAAGCCGTCGCATGTCTGGTTGCTGCTTCCCGGTGCGTTGCACCAGCTCTTGGCCGCGAAGTTGGTGCCGTAGGCTGAGTTGTACGCCGCCTGTCCTACGATGATCGGGTGCTGCCCGGTCTCGAAGACGCTCGGTGTGCCGTCAGGCTGGTGGGTGAACGCCTGCTGCAGTGCCGGCAGGTTGAAGGGAGCCGCAGGGACGGTCGGGTCGGCAAGGGCGTTGACCTTGATCTGCATCACGGTCCTCGTGTTCGGGCCGTATCCCGGGAGGACGCCGGGGGCGCCGTTGGGGGAGAGGTCGGGGGCGCCGGTGTAGTAGTCGTAGCTGGGCACCCTGGCCGGGTACGCCGCCGGGGCGTCGTTGTAGAGGATCAGCGTCTGCCCGGCGTATTTCGAGAAGTCGACGATGACGTCGGCACGCTCGGCAGGTGCCAGGGCGAGGGAGTGCTGGTCCACGTTACCCACGTCGAAGCGGGTCGGGTCGGTGATCCAGGTGATCGGCTGCGGCGGGATCACCGCCGGGGTCGGCAGGAAGCCGCCCTCGCTCCCTATCTGGATCCAGTCCGGCCCTTTCGGCGAGAGGGTGGTGTCCGGGGTCGGGAAGACCACCGGGTCGAGCTGCGCGGCTGCAATTTCCGCTGCGTTCAGCGCCACCTCGGTGCCGGTCGAGTCGGCGACGTAGAGCTGCAGGTTGAAGAAGCGGTCGTTCGCCGCGTTCAGGATGCGCAGGCGGTACGCCTTCGGATCCACCGTGGTGTAGGGGTAAGCGGTGCCGTTGACTATCGGCGTGTCGTTGAACTGCTCCATGCCCACCGAGATGTTCGGGGTTCCCGGGATCAGCTCGGGCTCGCAGAACGGGTCGGTCTGGTACTGCCAGGAGGTCGGGTCGTCCAGGTTGCAGGCCTTAGCCAAAGGCGTGGTGAAGGCGGTCGCCGGGTCCATGTTGTAGCGCGGGTTCGGGATCGGCGGATATTTGGGTGTTGCCGGGGGCCAGAACCAGGGGCCGTACATCCAGCGGCCGTACGCGCTCATCCCGGAGGGATCCGAGGGGTTTTGCGCCGGCATGTAGACGTGGTGGTACCAGAGGTTGCCGTAGCCGCCCCAGCGGGCCTCGTCCCAGGTCGGGTCCGATTCGTAGAGCTGTCCGGTGCGGGTCGCCTTGTCGCCGGGGGGGACGAAGGTGCGGTCCTGGATGATGAGCGGGATGGTGTCTGCGGCGCCCGGGATGAGCCCCTTATCCAAAAGCGCCTGCTCGGTGTCGTCCTGGATGATGTAGCCGGCAGCCTGGCCTGCGTACACGTTCAGGCGGGTGATCCCCCAGGAGTGGTCGTGGTAGAACATGAGCCTTGCGCTCTGCTGGTTGGTGTAGAAGAAGGTCATGGCGCCGGGGCCCGGATCCGGCATGTCGGGGACGTTGCTCACGCTCACCCCTTTGGGCCAGGGGGTCATCTCGTCCTTCGGGGTGATCCACTGGTGCGGGGTGCCATCGCTGATCCACGGGGTGATGCCGCCGTGCAGGTGCAGGGTGCTCCTGTTGTCCTTGAAGCACATGTCGGATTTCGGGTTTTCGGTGCACATCGGGTTACGCACCATGTCGGTCACGCTCTTTCCGTCCATCGGGTCCGTCATCCCCATCGGCCCCATCCCGGAGCCCATCATGGTGGAGTCGACCGGGAGGAAAAGGTCGCCGCCGGAGCCGGTCGGAAGCAGGTTCCTGAACACGATGCGTACCGGGCGGTCTTTCTTGGCTACGATGACAGGGCCCAGGTAGCTCGGCTTGGTGACGCCGGCGTAGCCGACGATGGGTACGTCGGGGGTGCCGTCAACCGTGGCGTTGGCCAGGGGGACCTGTGCGCCGGGGACGACCGTCGTGGAGAGCTGCACGTAGCCGCGCAGAAGCGTCGGCGGTAGGTCGGAGTGCATCTTCTGCCGGTACTGCACCAGGCCGATCTCGTAGTAGTCCGCATCGGCGTAGGTGGTCGTGTCCGGGACCGCCACCGGGAGGAAGTTCCCCAGATCGTTGGCGTTGGCTTCGCCCAGCCCCGGCAGGCGGTTCACGAATTTCTTGATGCCGCCGGTGACGACGCCGGTAGAGAGGTCCTTGGAAGGAAGCGGGCTGAGCGCCCAGTTAGGATAAGGCCCGTAGTAGTGAGGGACCTTCGTTTCGTCGATTGCCTGTGCGGTCTGCGGGTAAATCCCCAACGTCATGACCAGCATAGCCAGGCCTGTCATCACCATTTTAGTCAGCCTGTTCATAGTCTCCTCCAATGCCTTGCGAAATAACATCAGGTGTCGGCTGCCTCTACAAGGCGGGCTTTATTTCCCGGCCTGGGCCTGCTGCCTCTTCAATTGCCCTTTCTTCCTCACATCCTGCATCTTCTTGTCTCGCTGCATCCTGTACTGCATCACCTTCTTCGAGTTCTCTATACCGGGCGAGCTCTTGCGCAGGTTCGCTCCCTTGGGAGCGGCGTACGCCGTTGCTGTCAGGGATAGCGCCACGAAAAGCCCTGCTGCCATCGTGATGATCCGCTTCATAACAGTTACCTCCTTGATTGTTGGAGTCTGGTGCAACCAGTGAAGCAACCCCCTTGGCTGGAGCCTCTTCCTGGTTGCGTTGTCGTTGATATTACAGGGACCATGCCAGCCCCTCATTGTGACGATTTTCGCATGTGATTACTGGAGCTTAGAAGGTGGGTACGGGTCGGGCGGGAAAAGGGAGGCCTGCCCCTTTTGAGCAGGGGCACCCCGCCAACAGGACCATGCTGATCCTATTGGCGGGGTGTTGCGTCACGCAGTCTTTTTTTCGCAGCTGAAACTTTTTTCGCACCCTTTCGCAGAAGGGGGAGAGGAAAACCGAAGGAAATGACAGGGGACGGGGGTCAGGCGTCGGGGGAAAGGGTATGCGCCTTCTCCCCGAGAGCCGAACGCACCTTGGCGGCCAGGGACCTGACGTCGAATGGTTTCTGCAGGAAATTTACGCTGTCGTGCAGCACGCCGTGGTCGGCGATGATGTCCGCCGTGTAGCCGGACATGAACAGGCATTTGAGCCCGGGATGCACCGACCTGAGCTCCCTGGCGAGGTCCCTGCCGTTCATCCCCGGCATTACCACGTCGGTCAGGAGCAGGTCTATCATCTCGGTGCCGGAGGTGACCTGTCTGAGCGCGTCTTCGGGCCCAGCGGCGACCATGATCCGGTACCCCAGGCTCTCCAGGATGTTCCGGCTCATCTCCGTCACGCTCGGCTCGTCCTCGACTAGTAGGATGGTCTCCTTCCCACCTAGGATCGGCTCCGGCTCGGCGTCCACCCCTTCGATCTGCGCGCCCCTGGAGATGCAGGGGAGGAAGATGCTGAAGGTCGTGCCGGATCCCGGCTTGCTCTCCACCTTGATCCCCCCCTGGTTCTGCTTCACGATCCCGTACACGGTGGCTAGGCCCAGACCCGTACCCTTGCCGATCTCCTTGGTGGTGAAGAACGGCTCGAAGATGTGCTCCTGCGCCTCGGGCGGGATACCCTGACCTGTGTCGCTGACCGTCAGCATCACGTAGCTGCCGGGGGAGAGGTCGCTGTTGCCGCGGCACTCCCTCTCGGACAGGGTGACGTTTGCGGTGAGGATGGTTAGCCTGCCGATCCCGGATATGGCGTCCCGGGCGTTGACGCAGAGGTTTGCCAGCATCTGGTCTACCTGCGCCGGGTCGATCTTGACCTGTTCCAGCTTGGGCCCCGGCGCCCAGACCAGCTCTATCCCCTCCCCGATCAGCCGCTCGAGCATGCGCAGCATCCCGGACACGGTCTCGTTCAGGTCTAGTACTTTCGGCTCGACCGTCTGCCTCCTGGCAAAGGCCAGGAGCTGCCTGGTCATGTCGGCAGAGCGCTTGCCGGCATCGAGGATCGCCTCCAGGTGCATGCGCTGCGGGTTGTCTTTGTCCATCAGGCAAAGCTCGGCATGCCCGAGGATCACGCTGAGCATGTTGTTGAAATCGTGCGCCACCCCGCCCGCAAGCCTTCCCACCGACTCCATCTTCTGGGCCTGGTGGAACTGCTCCTCCACCTTGCGGTACTGGGTGATGTCCATGGCGATGGAGAGTAGCGCCTTCTTCCCGGCCACGTTGATGATCTCTCCCCAGTTCTTGCAGAGGATCTTCTCGCCTGACTTGGTGGTGCAGGAGACCTCCAGGTCCTGGATCCTGCCGTCGCGCTCTATCCTCCCCCTTGCCAGCTCGTCGTCCGGCGGCGTTATCCACCCAAGTTCCACCGCACTCTTGCCGATGCTCTCCTCGCGGCTGAAGCCGGAAACGGAGCAGAACTTGTTGTTGACGTCCAGATAGCGGCCGTCCTCGAGGGAGAAGATGGTGATCATGACCGGGGCGCTGTTGTAGGCGGCGGAGAACTTCTCGTTGCTGTCGCGCAACCGCTCCTCCATTTTCCATCTTTCCCTTACCTCCGCCTGGAGTTCCCGGTTCAGCACCTCGAGCTGCATGGTGCGCTCGGCCACCCTCTGCTCCAGCCCCTCCTGGGACTGCCTGAGCCGGTCCACCATCGAGTTGAAGGAGCAGCCGAGCTCGATGGTCTCCCTGCTACCTTCCAGCGGGACCCGCTGCCCCAGGTCGCCTTCCTCGATCTCGCCTGCGACGCGCGCCATGTTCTGCAGCGGACGGCCTAGGTAGCGGGCGATGAAGAGGGAGCAGGCGAAGGTGAGGGCGATGCCGCAAAGGCTGAAGAGAAGGGCCCGCTGCAGCTGCCTGCGGATGGGGGCGAGCGCCTCGGCCTCGTCGATCTTGACCTCCATCCCCCAGGCCCGCTCGGGGTCGAGAGGGATGTGCCGGTAAGCGGTAAGCACCGGCACCCCGCGGTAGTCGGCGGTCTTCATCGCCCCCTCGCCCCCCTCTGTGGCAAGCCTGGCCGTCTTGGCCCCGTTGACGCTGCGCAAGGGGGAGGTCGGGGAACCGTCCTTCAGGGGGTGCTTCGTGCTCATGAGAAAGCGGAGCTTGTCGTCGACGAGGACCACCTCCCCCGACCTACCCAGCACGCCGGCTATGGAACCCTCGAGCACAGGCTTCATCACCTGGTCGAGGTCCACGGAGAAGTCGAGCAGCAAAAGCGGCTTCTCGTCCGGCGTCAAGTCCTGCCCGATCTGCCTGACGATGTGCAGCCGTGCCGCGCGGCCCCTTTCCTCCGCCGTCAGGCTGATGGTCTCGTTCATCCCGGTGGCCGTCGCCTCAGCGACAAGCGACTGCGTGGCCGAGGGATCGGGTGCGCCGTTGTCGCTGGCGGCGATTACTTTGCCGCTTTTGGGGTCGATGATGCGGACCGCGTCGTAGCGGTAGGTGGTGCGGATCAATTCCAGCCATGCGTCCAGTTCGGCGTGCGGGTGCGGGCTCGCGGGTTTAGTAATCCTGCAGGCCGCGAGCTCCCTGACGTAGGGGCTCTCGGCGGCAACGCGCGCGTCGCCGCGCCTTTCCTCGAGCCACACCGTGATCAGCTTCTTGTTCACGTCGGCGACGCTGGAGAGGATGGTGAGCTCTTTGGCGGTGCTGTCCGCGATCTTGCCCCGCACCAACCCGAACGGCAGGCCGTACAGCTCGCTTAGCTGGATGGACATGAAAACGAGCAGGGAGAGGGTGCAGAAGGTGATGATGATCCTGCCGCTTATCCCGGAATGCCACGGCATGGGCCGGCGTTCCTTTCCCCTGGGGTCAGTTTTGGTCATAGTCGAACCTGGCGATACGGTACTTCGCCGCGTTGCGCAGGACCTGGTCCACGTAGTCGAGCCTGAACGCCCCCTGGCACATCTGCCAGGGGACCGTGGGGGGGATTTTCCCGACCTTCTTGAGGAAGCGGAATTCTTCGGCCATCGACCCCCCCTCCGCGTCTATACCTTTGGGCATGCGGGGGGTGAAGGCGATGGCTGAGAGTTCGCGGCGCAGGTCCTCGGCCTGCGAGCGCCGCTCCCGTGAGGCCTGCCTGGGCTGGAGCGACTTGACGTCCTGGAGGTTCCATCCCGCCACCCGCTCAAGCGCCCTGTTCTCCTTGGCCAGCCATTTCATGCAGCGCACCAGGGCAGCAGCCATCTGGCGTGGCAGCTCCGGGCGCCTGTCGGCGAGGTTCTTGGAAAAGGCCGCGAAGGATAGGCTGCGATGCTTGCCGATGGCGGCGAAGCGGTCGGGGTAGCGCGCCAGGGTCAGCTCCGGGGTGGGCGCCCACGCCGCATAGGCGTCGACCTTTCCCTTGAGGAGCGCCTCCTCCATCTCGGTCACCTCCAGTGGCACCATGGTGACGTCGGACTCGGTGAGCCCCGAGTTGGAAAGGGTCTTCAGCAAGACGTAGTGGCCGGTGCTCCCGAAGGTGTTGGCTATCCTCTTTCCCTTTAGGTCGCTGGGCAAAAGTCCCATCGGCCCCACCACCGCGCCGTAGTTCTGCTTTATCAGGGCAATGGCGTAGAGGGGAACGCCGGAGGAAACGGCCTTGAGGAAAGGCATGTCCCCTAAAGTGGCAACCTGTGCCTTCCCGGAGGAGAGGTAGCTCGCCGCTTCGCAGCCGTCGCGCACCGGCACCATCTGCAGCGACACGCCCAAGCGCGTGAGCTCCTCGCGCAGCACCCGGTCGTGTTTCAGAGCAGCGGCCAGCGCCCCGCCCGGAGAAGCGAGGGGCTGGTAGGTGAAGACCACCGTCTCGGGTTTGGCGTTGCCTTTCGCGTCGCAGCGGGAAGGGTGCGGCAGTACCAGCGCCAGCAGGATCAGGAGGATGACTGCGAAGCGTGGGAGCATGGGGATTGTGGGCATCGGGGTTCTCCTCAGAAGGCGTAGTCGAAGGTGTCCAGTTGGTGGCGCTTGTGCCTTGCCAGCAGGCGCGGTAAAAGCTCGGGGCTGATGCTACCCTCGAACCTTTCTCGCGAAACCTTCTGGGGGAGCTTGCCGATGGACATGAGGAAGTCGAACTCGCGCGCCAGGGCCGAGCGCGGCTCCTTCTCCGCCGCGGATACAAGCGGCGCGCCCGGCACATCGAGGAGGTCGGTGCGGGTGATCTCGGCGATGTCCTGCGCCGAGAGCCCGGACTGCTTGCCGGAGAAGGCGGTCATGCCGTTTAGCGCCCACCTGCTGGCCAAGGCAAGGTTGTCCCCCTTCTTCATCCAGCGGGTCGAGCGGATCAGCGCCGCGGAGAGCGCATCCGCCGCCGCGGGATCGCTTTCCACGAGCCTGCGGGAGAGCAGGAAATAAGAGGCACTCACCTGGCGGTAAATCGGGGTGAACTGTCCCGGGTACTTCTTCATGGCGGCCGTCGGGATCGGCTCCCATGCGGCGAAGGCGTCGATCTCCCCTCTGGCGAGCGCGTCAGGCATGAGCGCCGTGTCCATCAGCACGATGTTCACGTCGCTTTCGGTCAGCCTGGCGGACCTCAGGGCCTGCAACAGGGCGTAGTGAGAGGTCGAGCCGAAGGCGTTCCCCACCTTCTTCCTGCGCAACTGCTCCAGGACCAGCCCGCTTCGCGCGACGACGGAAGCGTAGCTTCGCTTGATGGTCCCTGCGATCAGCATCTCCCCGGTGCTCGCGGCCTCGATGGCGGGCATGTCTGAGATCAGGGCGGCGTCCACCTTCCCCTTCCTGATGTAGGGGAGGGCATCCGACCCCTTGGTCAGGGTGCGGAATTCGGCACGGACGCCGGCGCGGCCGAGGGTCTTCATAAGCACCCTGTCCCGCTTGAGCACCTCTCCCAGCACCGCGACCGGTACCGCCATCGGGAAGTACACCACCGTTATCACGCGCTTTTGCCCCCCCTTTGCCGGCCGGTCCGGGGACTCCTTCGCGCCGGCTGAACCTGCGCCCAGCCGGGGGACCAGCAGTATCAGCAGCAGGATGATGATCGGCCGCCTCACGATCGACGCTAGCTTTTCCATCGGCACTCCGTGTTCATACAGGGGCTTTGGCGGTATTCACGCACCACCTGCGGGGTGAGCGGGTGTGGCTTTTTACCCACAAACGACGTGAAAATACTCTATCTGGGCCTTTCGCACAAATGCTTTTTCATTTATCG from Citrifermentans bremense harbors:
- a CDS encoding multicopper oxidase domain-containing protein; amino-acid sequence: MNRLTKMVMTGLAMLVMTLGIYPQTAQAIDETKVPHYYGPYPNWALSPLPSKDLSTGVVTGGIKKFVNRLPGLGEANANDLGNFLPVAVPDTTTYADADYYEIGLVQYRQKMHSDLPPTLLRGYVQLSTTVVPGAQVPLANATVDGTPDVPIVGYAGVTKPSYLGPVIVAKKDRPVRIVFRNLLPTGSGGDLFLPVDSTMMGSGMGPMGMTDPMDGKSVTDMVRNPMCTENPKSDMCFKDNRSTLHLHGGITPWISDGTPHQWITPKDEMTPWPKGVSVSNVPDMPDPGPGAMTFFYTNQQSARLMFYHDHSWGITRLNVYAGQAAGYIIQDDTEQALLDKGLIPGAADTIPLIIQDRTFVPPGDKATRTGQLYESDPTWDEARWGGYGNLWYHHVYMPAQNPSDPSGMSAYGRWMYGPWFWPPATPKYPPIPNPRYNMDPATAFTTPLAKACNLDDPTSWQYQTDPFCEPELIPGTPNISVGMEQFNDTPIVNGTAYPYTTVDPKAYRLRILNAANDRFFNLQLYVADSTGTEVALNAAEIAAAQLDPVVFPTPDTTLSPKGPDWIQIGSEGGFLPTPAVIPPQPITWITDPTRFDVGNVDQHSLALAPAERADVIVDFSKYAGQTLILYNDAPAAYPARVPSYDYYTGAPDLSPNGAPGVLPGYGPNTRTVMQIKVNALADPTVPAAPFNLPALQQAFTHQPDGTPSVFETGQHPIIVGQAAYNSAYGTNFAAKSWCNAPGSSNQTCDGFARISDQGGDLFGFNTLLNQTAKFQIPLEPKAVHDEMNAVAFDEFGRMTANIGVEAVPAKPGLQNVVLYPYVNPPTELIDGTNLPKGDLNITPISTADGTQIWKITHNGVDTHPIHFHLYDVQVLNRVTWDNIIIPPDANELGWKDTVRVSPLEDTIVALRPVVPSLPFEIPNSIRLLNPMMPAGDTSMFEPTDVSGNPTDPIINQLVNFGWEYVYHCHILSHEEMDMMRPVLLALPPKPADGLSFAINGNGNKARLTLNWNDNSISETGFLVQKTTDGATWTNVGSVASPLSAVNTTGQKSIVDPANYNPNLVAKYQVVAQNTVGYGGQMPSLTVSSVSAPLLTGTVPATPTALTATLQAGPQVTLSFTDTALTEIGFVVERSDNGGAFVQVAKLGARSNTGAVSYIDKTVAAGATDTTYVYRVAAINAAGLSGYAVAAPLLLPALPAAPAGVTAVNGPNGNGNSRTVILNWQDLSNNETGFTVQRATNATFTTGVSNANVGAGVTTLTQTGLARNTNYYYRVRANNGNIVSSAWVAATPSPIRTNP
- a CDS encoding MalY/PatB family protein, encoding MTKKFDFDEIIDRRGTSSEKWDKYRDRDIIPLWVADMDFRSPPAVIEALHERVSHGVFGYTAPSESLVEAVLKSLGDEFGWQVAKEWIVWLPGLVTGLNVACRSVGAAGDDVITFTPVYPPFMSAPPLSGRNAINVPLVCEKGRWGFNLEDLERAVTPATRLLLLCSPHNPVGRVWSREELELLAQFAQRHDLIICSDEIHAGLVLEEGVRHIPIATLSPETGARTITLFAPSKTYNVPGLGCSFAVISDDALRRAFKKAMGRIVPHVNLLGYTAAEAAYRYGEEWRQELIAYLRGNRDLVAREVARMPGLEVAPVEATYLSWIDVRETGIEDPVRFFEEAGVGLSGGNDFGLPGYVRLNFGCRRELLAEALRRMRVALETRAGI
- a CDS encoding sulfurtransferase, which encodes MAVKHLVRLLSVLALITALAGTSWAKPQAQGYKGYARGSALITAKELKQLIDAKDKKLVIIAAENDVEYRLGHIPGSFQVDRPAYEAPAATQNGVTGNLIDAAGFTRLAQELGVNKDSKVVVYDTKYDATRLWWAFLYYGKGDVRVLDGGIKAWKDAGYDTAILAPDAAKRGSFVARVALPRSRVETPEILALKDPARGQLWDNRDRKEYCGEELKKGAYRKGRIPWGKHSDWAIFKKKENAGEWVSAAEAQAILKKLGVDGKKDQYFFCQSGVRSTQAMFTFYLMGYPLNKLHNYDSSWIGWSKDASLPIETGCDLNPAVATAR